In a single window of the Caulobacter soli genome:
- a CDS encoding acid phosphatase, with amino-acid sequence MTRKALLVATLGGALLMGCSPVQDLWSKASPPKTAPYAVSPSTASWTTPPAGYLKTGMNLDGALIVGPPPTPDSPRGKADQATFDATRKLVGTPAWDKAIADADLSGKHGFKSFSCAAGVTIGPEATPTLANLLLRMTDDAATLYQPAKAVFQRPRPPVGNTKPICVPREKWIETDGSYPSGHGLIGWSWALVISEVAPEHASAVLARGRAFGDSRVICGVHYQSDIEAGRYLGSAMVSRLHQDPAFLADLDKAKAEVAASRTNGAPKDCPAS; translated from the coding sequence ATGACCCGCAAAGCCCTGCTCGTCGCCACGCTCGGCGGCGCCCTGCTGATGGGCTGCTCACCGGTTCAGGACCTATGGTCGAAGGCCTCGCCGCCTAAGACCGCGCCCTACGCCGTCAGCCCCAGCACGGCCAGTTGGACGACGCCGCCCGCCGGCTATCTGAAGACCGGCATGAACCTGGACGGCGCGCTGATCGTCGGCCCGCCGCCGACGCCGGACTCGCCGCGCGGCAAGGCCGACCAGGCCACCTTCGACGCCACGCGCAAGCTCGTGGGCACACCGGCCTGGGACAAGGCCATCGCCGACGCCGACCTGTCGGGCAAGCACGGCTTCAAGAGCTTTTCCTGCGCGGCCGGCGTGACCATTGGCCCCGAGGCCACCCCGACCCTGGCTAATCTGCTGCTGCGGATGACAGACGACGCCGCGACCTTGTACCAGCCGGCCAAGGCCGTCTTCCAGCGCCCGCGTCCGCCGGTGGGCAACACCAAGCCGATCTGCGTGCCCCGCGAGAAGTGGATCGAGACGGACGGTTCCTACCCGTCCGGCCACGGCCTGATCGGCTGGTCCTGGGCCCTGGTGATCTCCGAGGTCGCGCCCGAACACGCCAGCGCCGTCCTGGCCCGCGGCCGCGCGTTCGGCGACAGCCGGGTCATCTGCGGCGTGCACTATCAGAGCGACATCGAGGCCGGCCGCTATCTGGGCTCGGCCATGGTTTCGCGCCTGCACCAGGACCCGGCGTTCCTGGCGGACCTGGACAAGGCAAAGGCCGAGGTGGCGGCGTCCAGGACGAACGGCGCGCCCAAGGACTGCCCCGCCAGCTAA
- the aguB gene encoding N-carbamoylputrescine amidase, whose protein sequence is MTRTLSVAAIQTSYGMDLQANIKKTEAFIREAAAGGAQVILPSELFQGPYFCVTQEEKWFAEAHPWREHPVVKAIAPLAGELGVVIPISIFEREGPHYFNSLVMADADGSMLGLYRKSHIPDGPGYQEKYYFRPGDTGFKVWDTRFGRIGVGICWDQWYPEAARAMALMGAEALFYPTAIGSEPHDPSLNTTLPWQRAMQGHAVSNVIPVIGANRIGFEPWDGYPGGGQTFYGSSFIADHRGDLVSELGQSEEGLVSSTFDLDFLQTHRAAWGFFRDRRPELYTSLATGRPA, encoded by the coding sequence ATGACCCGCACCCTCAGCGTCGCGGCCATCCAGACCTCGTACGGGATGGACCTGCAGGCCAACATCAAGAAGACCGAAGCCTTCATCCGCGAGGCCGCCGCCGGCGGCGCCCAGGTGATCCTGCCGTCCGAGCTGTTCCAGGGCCCCTATTTCTGCGTGACGCAGGAAGAGAAGTGGTTCGCCGAGGCCCATCCGTGGCGCGAACACCCGGTGGTCAAGGCCATCGCGCCCCTGGCCGGCGAGCTGGGCGTGGTGATCCCGATCTCGATCTTCGAGCGCGAAGGCCCGCACTATTTCAACAGCCTGGTGATGGCCGACGCCGACGGCTCGATGCTGGGTCTCTATCGCAAGAGCCACATCCCCGACGGCCCCGGCTATCAGGAGAAGTACTACTTCCGGCCGGGCGACACCGGCTTCAAGGTCTGGGACACGCGTTTCGGCCGTATCGGCGTCGGCATCTGCTGGGACCAGTGGTACCCCGAGGCCGCGCGCGCCATGGCGCTGATGGGCGCCGAAGCCCTGTTCTATCCGACCGCCATCGGTAGTGAGCCGCACGATCCGAGCCTGAACACGACCCTGCCCTGGCAGCGCGCGATGCAGGGCCACGCGGTCAGCAACGTGATCCCGGTCATCGGCGCCAACCGCATCGGCTTCGAGCCGTGGGACGGCTATCCGGGCGGCGGCCAGACCTTCTACGGCTCGTCGTTCATCGCCGACCATCGCGGCGACTTGGTCAGCGAGCTTGGCCAGAGCGAAGAGGGCCTGGTGTCCTCGACCTTCGACCTGGACTTCCTGCAGACCCACCGCGCGGCCTGGGGCTTCTTCCGCGATCGCCGGCCGGAGCTCTATACGAGCCTGGCGACGGGACGGCCGGCTTAG
- a CDS encoding agmatine deiminase family protein, producing the protein MTPTVPAEWAPHRAMWVGFPSHAELWREDLDQAQDEVAALARALAGPGGERVRLMVVGDEAEAAARARLSGTTVEIVRGQFGDIWLRDTGPIFIETANGPVAAGFLFNGWGGKYEMDGDDLVAEQIAAASGAPLARNAFVLEGGSLDHDGMGCVLTTRQCLLNENRNGDFDEAKASAALAASLGVKKVLWLGDGLLNDHTDGHIDNLARFVAPGVVACPMAFGTDDPNAEVYAETARTLAAMTDSRGSPLQVVRIPSPGKILDADGEIIPASHMNFLIANEAVIVPIYAEESGAFAVEVIQGLFPEREVIGLPSSAILTGGGSFHCISQQEPGE; encoded by the coding sequence ATGACCCCGACCGTCCCCGCCGAGTGGGCTCCGCACCGCGCCATGTGGGTGGGTTTCCCCAGCCACGCCGAACTCTGGCGGGAAGATCTCGACCAGGCCCAGGACGAGGTCGCCGCCCTGGCGCGCGCCCTGGCCGGTCCTGGCGGCGAACGCGTGCGCCTGATGGTGGTCGGCGACGAGGCCGAGGCCGCCGCGCGCGCGCGCCTGTCCGGCACCACGGTCGAGATCGTCCGCGGCCAGTTCGGCGACATCTGGCTGCGCGACACCGGCCCGATCTTCATCGAGACCGCCAATGGCCCCGTGGCCGCCGGCTTCCTGTTCAACGGCTGGGGCGGCAAGTACGAAATGGATGGCGACGACCTGGTCGCCGAGCAGATCGCCGCCGCCAGCGGCGCGCCTCTCGCCCGCAACGCCTTCGTGCTCGAAGGCGGCTCGCTGGACCACGACGGCATGGGCTGCGTGCTGACCACGCGTCAGTGCCTGCTGAACGAGAACCGCAACGGCGACTTCGATGAGGCCAAGGCCTCCGCCGCTCTGGCCGCCTCGCTGGGCGTCAAGAAGGTGCTGTGGCTGGGCGACGGCCTGCTGAACGACCACACCGACGGCCACATCGACAACCTGGCCCGCTTCGTCGCCCCGGGCGTGGTGGCCTGCCCGATGGCCTTCGGGACCGACGATCCCAACGCCGAGGTCTATGCCGAGACCGCCCGCACCCTGGCGGCCATGACCGACAGCCGCGGCTCGCCGCTGCAGGTGGTCCGCATCCCCTCGCCGGGCAAGATCCTGGACGCGGACGGCGAGATCATCCCGGCCTCGCACATGAACTTCCTGATCGCCAACGAGGCGGTGATCGTGCCGATCTACGCCGAGGAGTCGGGCGCCTTCGCCGTCGAGGTGATCCAGGGCCTGTTCCCCGAGCGCGAGGTGATCGGCCTGCCCTCGAGCGCCATCCTGACCGGCGGCGGCTCGTTCCATTGCATCAGCCAACAGGAGCCCGGCGAATGA
- a CDS encoding TonB-dependent receptor, with protein sequence MAILALAAATAVHAQETTAAIGGRITDSAGAPLGNVTVTVTHVPTNTTVTTMTSAEGYYNARSLRVGGPYTVAVKDPNFQAKTVQVDGIGAGAPTVLDVALAAGDGSVEAVVVTAAQSGVRTLVTGPRSTFSAKDIESLPSFSRDLKDLVRMNPFVTLDPTNNNALIIAGSNNRVNTIYIDGVKQADDFGLNGNGYPSQRSPVSTDVVKQVSVEVAPYDVQYGAFQGGVVNIVTKSGDNQFHGSIYGEYDDEKMAGRRYQPIDQTRAKVKVSKFEDKVYGFTLGGPIIKDRLFFFGGYEKGTFAKASDAYGPSDGSAANKVPSVTVAQVQQIQDILKNVYKYDPLGYGATLPAETDKKYFFKLDGNITDNQRAVVSYQREENVNTFNGGTNSTSASGGALALLSNYYTKPEKFEVYTGQLFSQWTENFSTVVEYSQKEVSSIRQPLGGSDFANFQIKLPVVGAANGVSTTQSVTLGPDISSQANILDNKTKAFKVRGAYHLGDHVFTVGFEHEKLDVFNEFVQRANGAYVFDATCGAGVGVAVTNTAAISAAVLANLQNRQACSLAYSNAADNVKTSGAASWDSITNTLYAQDEFSVTPTLTVKIGVRGEFFDSNTAPATNTRFVNQYGFTNAETFKNISVIMPRLGFNWRPDERTVITGGVGLFSGGSPNVWLSNSYSNTGNLLGSISCAPAQLASPTTAKPTDCSSALLNVDGLHVAQAALTANTNSANAGTGIANAVDPSFKAPSVWKYSISAARYFNVPYIGDDWRVHGDFLYQKTNYGITWRDLYADANPGPAAPDGRPTYLSSRTQNTKAAFYDLMLTNTRKGGGTVYAVGVGKQWHEGLADGLDFDVTYTRTDMKEVNPGSSSVALSNYNQWAIADRDGEETATSNYQIKYQTKAAIGYRHAFFGDYNSSARFFIQRRAGLPFSYTFDSFAGTNAGQADQVFGETGDVAFRDTQLFYVPKADSSGNITMTSDPIVHFNNAADAAKLDAFVKQTGLAKYAGGISPRNAFKSRDVTTMDVRLEQEFPAFFPGGSKLKAYLDIINLGNMINSKWGVLEQYGFPYRNNVVQATNCQPGALANPSLSATQRTAANTACAAGPGNYYQYNSISAPTAPTTSGSNQSSTWYIKVGLKYEF encoded by the coding sequence TTGGCGATTCTGGCGCTCGCCGCCGCGACGGCCGTGCACGCTCAGGAAACCACCGCCGCCATCGGTGGTCGTATCACCGATTCGGCCGGCGCGCCGCTCGGCAACGTCACGGTGACGGTCACCCACGTGCCGACCAACACCACCGTCACCACCATGACCAGCGCTGAAGGCTATTATAACGCCCGCAGCCTGCGCGTCGGCGGTCCGTACACCGTCGCCGTCAAGGATCCGAACTTCCAAGCCAAGACCGTTCAGGTCGACGGCATCGGCGCCGGCGCGCCGACCGTCCTGGACGTGGCCCTGGCCGCCGGCGACGGCAGCGTCGAAGCCGTGGTCGTGACTGCCGCCCAGTCGGGCGTGCGCACCCTGGTCACCGGCCCGCGCTCGACCTTCTCGGCCAAGGACATCGAGTCCCTGCCGTCGTTCAGCCGTGACCTGAAGGACCTGGTTCGTATGAACCCCTTCGTCACCCTGGACCCCACCAACAACAACGCCCTGATCATCGCCGGTTCGAACAACCGCGTGAACACGATCTACATCGACGGCGTGAAGCAAGCCGACGACTTCGGCCTGAACGGCAACGGCTATCCCTCGCAGCGCTCGCCGGTCTCGACCGACGTGGTCAAGCAGGTCAGCGTCGAAGTCGCCCCCTATGACGTCCAGTACGGCGCCTTCCAGGGCGGCGTGGTCAACATCGTCACCAAGTCGGGCGACAACCAGTTCCACGGCTCGATCTACGGCGAATACGACGACGAGAAGATGGCCGGCCGCCGCTACCAGCCGATCGATCAGACCCGCGCCAAGGTCAAGGTCTCGAAGTTCGAAGACAAGGTCTACGGCTTCACCCTGGGCGGCCCGATCATCAAGGACCGCCTGTTCTTCTTCGGCGGCTATGAAAAGGGCACCTTCGCCAAGGCCAGCGACGCCTACGGTCCCTCGGACGGCAGCGCGGCCAACAAGGTGCCGAGCGTCACCGTCGCTCAGGTGCAGCAGATCCAGGACATCCTGAAGAACGTCTACAAGTACGACCCGCTCGGCTACGGCGCCACCCTGCCGGCCGAAACCGACAAGAAGTACTTCTTCAAGCTGGACGGCAACATCACCGACAACCAGCGCGCCGTGGTCTCGTACCAGCGCGAAGAGAACGTCAACACCTTCAACGGCGGCACCAACAGCACGTCGGCGAGCGGCGGCGCCTTGGCCCTGCTGTCGAACTACTACACCAAGCCGGAAAAGTTCGAAGTCTACACCGGTCAATTGTTCTCGCAGTGGACTGAGAACTTCTCGACCGTTGTCGAGTACTCGCAAAAGGAAGTCTCTTCGATTCGCCAGCCGCTCGGCGGCAGCGACTTCGCCAACTTCCAGATCAAGCTTCCGGTCGTGGGCGCCGCCAACGGCGTCTCGACGACCCAGTCGGTGACCCTGGGTCCGGATATCTCCAGCCAGGCCAACATCCTCGACAACAAGACCAAGGCCTTCAAGGTCCGCGGCGCCTACCATCTGGGCGACCACGTCTTCACGGTCGGCTTCGAGCATGAGAAGCTCGACGTGTTCAACGAGTTCGTGCAGCGCGCAAACGGCGCCTATGTGTTCGACGCCACCTGCGGCGCGGGCGTGGGCGTCGCGGTCACCAATACGGCCGCCATCAGCGCCGCCGTCCTGGCGAACCTGCAAAACCGCCAGGCCTGCTCGCTGGCCTATTCCAACGCAGCCGACAACGTTAAGACCAGCGGCGCGGCGTCCTGGGATTCGATCACCAACACCCTCTACGCTCAGGACGAGTTCAGCGTGACTCCGACCCTGACGGTCAAGATCGGCGTTCGCGGCGAGTTCTTCGACTCCAACACCGCGCCGGCGACGAACACCCGCTTCGTGAACCAATACGGCTTCACCAATGCCGAGACGTTCAAGAACATCTCGGTGATCATGCCGCGCCTGGGCTTCAACTGGCGTCCGGACGAGCGCACCGTCATCACCGGCGGCGTCGGCCTGTTCTCGGGCGGCAGCCCGAACGTCTGGCTGTCGAACAGCTACAGCAACACCGGCAACCTGCTGGGTTCGATCAGCTGCGCGCCCGCCCAGCTGGCGTCGCCGACCACGGCCAAACCGACCGACTGCTCGAGCGCCCTGCTCAACGTCGACGGTCTGCACGTGGCTCAAGCCGCGCTCACCGCCAACACCAACTCGGCCAACGCCGGCACCGGCATCGCCAACGCCGTCGATCCGAGCTTCAAGGCCCCGTCGGTCTGGAAGTACTCGATCAGCGCCGCCCGCTACTTCAACGTCCCGTACATCGGCGACGACTGGCGCGTGCACGGCGACTTCCTGTATCAGAAGACCAACTACGGCATCACTTGGCGCGACCTGTACGCCGACGCCAACCCGGGTCCGGCGGCTCCGGACGGTCGCCCGACCTACCTGTCTTCGCGCACCCAGAACACCAAGGCCGCGTTCTATGACCTGATGCTGACCAACACCCGCAAGGGCGGCGGCACGGTCTACGCCGTCGGCGTTGGCAAGCAATGGCATGAAGGCCTGGCCGACGGCCTGGACTTCGATGTCACCTATACCCGCACGGACATGAAGGAAGTGAACCCGGGCAGCAGCTCGGTGGCGCTCTCCAACTATAACCAGTGGGCGATCGCCGACCGCGACGGTGAGGAAACGGCGACCTCGAACTACCAGATCAAGTACCAGACTAAGGCCGCGATCGGTTACCGCCACGCCTTCTTCGGCGACTACAACAGCTCGGCGCGCTTCTTCATCCAGCGTCGCGCCGGCCTGCCCTTCAGCTACACCTTCGACTCCTTCGCCGGCACCAACGCTGGCCAGGCGGACCAGGTGTTCGGCGAAACGGGCGACGTCGCCTTCCGCGACACCCAGCTGTTCTACGTGCCCAAGGCCGACTCGTCGGGCAACATCACGATGACCAGCGACCCGATCGTCCACTTCAACAACGCCGCCGACGCCGCCAAGCTCGACGCGTTCGTCAAGCAGACCGGTCTGGCCAAGTACGCCGGCGGCATCTCGCCGCGTAACGCCTTCAAGTCGCGCGACGTCACCACGATGGACGTCCGCCTCGAGCAGGAGTTCCCGGCCTTCTTCCCGGGCGGCTCCAAGCTGAAGGCCTATCTGGACATCATCAACCTGGGCAACATGATCAACAGCAAGTGGGGCGTGTTGGAGCAGTACGGCTTCCCGTACCGCAACAACGTGGTCCAGGCGACGAACTGTCAGCCTGGCGCCCTGGCCAACCCGAGCCTGAGCGCCACTCAGCGCACGGCGGCCAACACGGCCTGCGCCGCCGGCCCGGGCAACTACTATCAGTACAACTCGATCTCGGCGCCGACGGCTCCGACCACCAGCGGCTCCAACCAGAGCTCGACCTGGTACATCAAGGTCGGCCTGAAGTACGAGTTCTAA